Sequence from the Nocardia cyriacigeorgica GUH-2 genome:
ATGACGTCGAAGCCGCCCGTCCCGCCCTCGTCTATCTGCACGGCGGTGGGTTCGTTCTCGGCACCCTGGACGGCGCCGACGAGCTGTGCCGCGCGATTGCCGCCGGCTCCGGATGGACCGTGATCTCCCTCGAATACCGTCTGGCGCCCGAAAATCCGTACCCGGCAGCGCTATACGACTGCGTCGACGCCTACGAGTGGCTATGGAGTTCGGCTGCTGCGCTGGGCATCGATCCGGATCGGATCGCTATCGGCGGCGACTCCGCAGGCGGCAATCTGGCCGCGGCCCTGTGTCTGTATCGCCGCGCCGAGGGCGCGCCTCAGCCCGTGGCGCAGATACTCGCCTACCCGGCCGTCGACGACACCTTCTCCCGACCGTCATGGACGGACTTCGCCGATGCCCCCATGCTCAGCACTCCGGACGCGCGTTGGTTATGGGCGCAGTACGTCGGCGCCACCCACCCCGGCGGCGATCCGCTCGCCGCCCCCATGCGCGCCGACTCACTGCGAAACCTGCCATCCGCCTTGGTCATCACCGCCGAAGTCGACCCTCTCCGCGACGACGCCGAGGCCTACGCGACACGGCTACGCGGCGACGGCGTCGCGGTGACGTCGACCAGATACACCGGCGTCTTCCACGGCTTCCTCACCGAGGTCGCGGTGTTCGAACAGGCGGGGCGAGCGATCGACGAAGTGTGCCGGTACCTGCGCGAGCTCGCGTGAAACCCACCGAGGTGGTATCGAAGCGTCGAGTTCTGGCGGTCACGCTCCGCGGCCCGCGGTGACGGCAGGCCTCCCGATCCACTGCACATACGATCGTCGGCATGAGGTCGACCAAGCTTCCCACCGAGGCGCGGGCTCGGCGGAGCGCCGAGATCAAGGAGTTCCTGCGGTCCCGGCGAGCACGAGTTTCCCCGGATGAGGCCGGACTGGCCGTTGGAGACACTCGCGGACGGCGGACCCCGGGCTTGCGTAGGGAAGAAGTTGCCGTGCTAGCCGGCGTCGGCGTCTCCTGGTACACCTGGCTCGAGCAAGGGCGGGAGATCAACGTCTCCGGGGATGTGCTGGATGCGATCGCGCGGGTGTTGCGCTTGGATGCGGCCGAGCGGGCGCATTTGTATCTGCTGGCGGGGCTGAATCCGCCGCCGCCGGTGCCGGAGGCCCGTCCGGTGCCGGAGGAGTTGCGGCGGCTGATCGACTCGTGGTTGCCGCGCCCGGCGTATCTGTTGGACCGGCATTGGAACCTGGTGGCGGTCAACCGCGCGGCCGGGCTGGTGTTCGGGTACGGCGAGGACGACCACAACTGCCTGGTCACCTTCTTCACCAGCAGTCGCTACCGCTCGTCGCTGAGCCATCGGCATGATGCCGCGCGGGCCATCGTCGCCCAGTTCCGGGCCGACGCCGCCCGGTATCCGGAGGATCCGGAGTTCGGGCGGCTCGCCTCCGACATGTGTTCGGTCAGTGCGGAATTCGCCGAGATCTGGGCCGAGCACGAGGTTCGGGACACCGCGACCGGCACCAAGGTCGTCGCTCATCCGGAGGCCGGCGAACTGGTCTTCGACTACACGACCATGCTGCTGCCCGACCTGCCGGGACATCGTCTGCTGCTGCACACCCCGGCGGCGGGCACGGAGACCGAGAGTCGGCTGGTCACCCTACTCGGAGCTGCCGTGGGATAGCTCTGGCCGATCGGGGATGGCCGTCGGCGAGCTGAGTACGGCGGCACTCACCCGGCGCATGGTGTCCGGGTCAACGGGCTCCGCGGACACGGTTGCGTTCGCCCGGGAGGGTGGTGTTGTCAGACCCATGTTCGTTGCGCACTGCTGCGATCCCACTCCCCCGCGCAGGATCATTCGCATGCAGCGATTCACGAACCGCACTGTCCTGATCACCGGCGGCACCTCGGGCATGGGCCTGGCGACCGCCCGGCGCCTGCTCGACGAAGGTGCCTACGTCGTCATCACCGGACGCGATGACGCCCGGTTGCAGCGCGCCGCAACCGAACTCGACGCCGGGCCACGCGTGCTGACCGTCTGCGCCGACGTGGCCGACCTCGGCGACCTCGATGCCCTGATGCGGTCGATCCATACCTGGCGCGGCCACCTCGACGCCGTCTTCGCCAATGCCGGTACCGGGATCTTCAAACCCAGCACCGAGCTGACCGAGGCCGATGTCGACCAATCCATCGACGTCAACTTCAAGGGCGTGTTCTTCACCGTGCAGAAGGCTCTTCCGCTGATGCGCGAAGGCGGCGCGATCGTCCTCAACGCCTCCTGGACGCTGTACCGCGGCCTGCCGGTCGCCTCGATCTACTCCGCCACCAAGGCCGCCGTCCACAACCTGGCCCGCACCCTCGGCTCCGGCCTGGCTCCGCGCGGCATCCGGGTCAACTCCGTCAGCCCCGGCTACATCGACACCGAGATGTACCGCGACGCCAACACCGACCCGGACGCCGACGCCAACAACGCCGCACAGGTTCCGCTCGGCACCATCGGCCACGCCGCCGAAGTCGCCGCCGCGGTGGCCTTCCTCGCCTCCGACGACGCCTCCTACATCACCGGCCAGGACCTCGTCGTCGACGGCGGTCTGGTCGGCTCGTTCCCGAACCGATGACCGAACAACTGCTCGCCTTCGCCTGCTTTCAGGCGTAACGTCAGTAGTGACGTAATCATGTAATCATGGCGGTGAGCATCATGGGACGTAATTGGCACGGCGGCCGTGGATGGCAGGGCAAAGGTGGCTGGCAGCAGGACGTGCCGGGCGCGCAGGACGCGGCGGCCTGGTTCGCCGGCAGACTGCCGGAGGGCTGGTTCACCGGCTCCCCCACCGTCACGGTGGACCGCGATGAGATCGTCATCGTCGGCGAACTACCGCCCCCGGAGGGCGAGTTCGCCGACGAGGCGGCACGCGCGGCCGCCGAATCGGGCCGGATCAGCCGGTTCCGCGAGGAGACGCGCGAGCAGCGCATCGAGATCGCGCGCCAGGCCGAGCATCGCTATCAGCGCAAGGTCGCGTGGGGCGCACGCATCGGCGACACCATCGAACTGTTCACGACGCTGTCCGCACCGGTGATGACCCGTCTCCGGCAGCCCGAACGCCTCGTCCTCGACACCCTCGTCGACGCAGGCGTGGCCCGCTCCCGCGCGGACGCCCTCGCCTGGGCTGTGCGCCTGGTCGGCGAACACGCGGAGAGCTGGTTGAACGAACTACGCGACGCGATGGGCGCCGTCGACGACCTACGTGCCAAAGGGCCGAAGCTGTCCTAGGGCACGCCTGAGCCCCGCGCTTTGGCCCCCGACTGAGAAGCCCGAGCCCCGGGGCGTGGCCCCGACTGAGAAGCGCGAGCCCCGCGGAGTGGCCCGCGACTCGGAAGCCAGGGGCCACGCCGCGGACTGTGGCCAAAACACGCTCTTCGACCGACGTCGAGTATCTCGCCGGTGAGCCTGTTCAGCGGGTGGCGATGATGGCCGATCCGTGACCGAACAGACCCTGGTTCACCGCGATACCCGCACGCGCATCCTCCACTTGACGCCCGTCGGCCTGCCCGCGCAATTGCCAGGTGAGTTCGCAGACCTGGGCGATGGCTTGGGCGGGGATGGCTTCGCCGAAGCAGGCCAGGCCGCCGCTCGGGTTCACCGGGATGCGGCCGCCCAAGGTGGTTGCGCCGCTGCGTAAGAGGTCTTCGGCGCCGCCTTTGTCGCAGAGGCCGATGTCCTCGTACCAGTCGAGTTCCAGCGCGGTGGACAGGTCGTAGACCTCCGCGAGGGACAGGTTGTCGGGGCCGAGGCCGGCTTCCTCGTAGGCGGCATGCGCTACGGCGGAACGGAATTCGCGGGGCGGCGGTTCGACGGCCACGGCGGAGTCGGTGGCGAAATCGGGTAGGTCGAGCACGGTTTTGGGGAAGGTCGGCGTGACCGTGGACAGCGCCTTGATGCGCACGGGATCGGTGATGCCGTGGCGGCGGGCGTAGTCCATGGACGTCAGCACGAGGGCGGCACCGCCGTCGCTGGTGGCGCAGATGTCGAGTAGACGCAGCGGGTCGGAGACGATGGCGGAGGCGGCGACTTCCTCGGCCGAAACCTCTTTGCGGTAGCGGGCATACGGGTTGTTCAGGCCGTGCCG
This genomic interval carries:
- a CDS encoding helix-turn-helix transcriptional regulator; the protein is MRSTKLPTEARARRSAEIKEFLRSRRARVSPDEAGLAVGDTRGRRTPGLRREEVAVLAGVGVSWYTWLEQGREINVSGDVLDAIARVLRLDAAERAHLYLLAGLNPPPPVPEARPVPEELRRLIDSWLPRPAYLLDRHWNLVAVNRAAGLVFGYGEDDHNCLVTFFTSSRYRSSLSHRHDAARAIVAQFRADAARYPEDPEFGRLASDMCSVSAEFAEIWAEHEVRDTATGTKVVAHPEAGELVFDYTTMLLPDLPGHRLLLHTPAAGTETESRLVTLLGAAVG
- a CDS encoding alpha/beta hydrolase codes for the protein MNDAAPDWWNLLDDQAAGVARTVAQMLPKPLRELGPERARALVNSTPSADPITPLSHVGQMTIPTRAGRIRARLYRADDVEAARPALVYLHGGGFVLGTLDGADELCRAIAAGSGWTVISLEYRLAPENPYPAALYDCVDAYEWLWSSAAALGIDPDRIAIGGDSAGGNLAAALCLYRRAEGAPQPVAQILAYPAVDDTFSRPSWTDFADAPMLSTPDARWLWAQYVGATHPGGDPLAAPMRADSLRNLPSALVITAEVDPLRDDAEAYATRLRGDGVAVTSTRYTGVFHGFLTEVAVFEQAGRAIDEVCRYLRELA
- a CDS encoding SDR family NAD(P)-dependent oxidoreductase, whose amino-acid sequence is MQRFTNRTVLITGGTSGMGLATARRLLDEGAYVVITGRDDARLQRAATELDAGPRVLTVCADVADLGDLDALMRSIHTWRGHLDAVFANAGTGIFKPSTELTEADVDQSIDVNFKGVFFTVQKALPLMREGGAIVLNASWTLYRGLPVASIYSATKAAVHNLARTLGSGLAPRGIRVNSVSPGYIDTEMYRDANTDPDADANNAAQVPLGTIGHAAEVAAAVAFLASDDASYITGQDLVVDGGLVGSFPNR
- a CDS encoding lipid-transfer protein → MPETNDRDIAVLGAGMHQWGKWGRNFVEYGLVAARAALADAGVDHRDVDYIAGADTIRNGYPGFVAGATFAQALGWSGARISSSYAACASGAQAIANARAQILAGLCEVALVVGADAAPKGFFQPVGGERRDDPDWLRFHLLGATNPIYFALYARRRMALHGATLDDFAAVKVKNARHGLNNPYARYRKEVSAEEVAASAIVSDPLRLLDICATSDGGAALVLTSMDYARRHGITDPVRIKALSTVTPTFPKTVLDLPDFATDSAVAVEPPPREFRSAVAHAAYEEAGLGPDNLSLAEVYDLSTALELDWYEDIGLCDKGGAEDLLRSGATTLGGRIPVNPSGGLACFGEAIPAQAIAQVCELTWQLRGQADGRQVEDARAGIAVNQGLFGHGSAIIATR